In Chloroflexota bacterium, one DNA window encodes the following:
- a CDS encoding TSUP family transporter translates to MTLLILCGFALLAGFIDAVAGGGGLIQLPPLLITQKDLAPAFILGTNKFAAVTGTATAAVNYNRRVKVNWRIVVPGMISAAICSWLGARAVSLIRPELFRPIMLVLIIAMAIYTFKRKDFGSAARQTKASAKPIPYVLVFCGLIGFYDGIFGPGTGSLLMFAFVGILGFDFLQASATTKIINVTTNVAALVQFLSVGQIIWHLAVPMAICNIVGGIIGSRMAMAKGSQFVRVIFLVVVVGVILRYGYDIVREFI, encoded by the coding sequence ATGACCTTGTTGATTTTATGCGGGTTTGCCTTGTTGGCGGGTTTTATTGATGCGGTGGCTGGTGGCGGTGGCTTAATTCAGTTGCCACCCTTGTTAATTACCCAAAAAGATCTTGCCCCAGCCTTTATCCTTGGAACCAATAAATTTGCCGCAGTTACGGGTACGGCCACGGCAGCGGTCAATTACAATCGGCGAGTCAAAGTCAATTGGCGAATCGTCGTGCCGGGTATGATCAGTGCGGCAATATGTTCGTGGTTAGGGGCGCGAGCCGTCAGTTTGATTCGACCAGAGCTTTTTCGACCAATTATGCTGGTGTTGATTATCGCTATGGCGATCTATACCTTTAAACGCAAAGATTTTGGTAGCGCTGCCCGCCAAACCAAAGCCTCAGCCAAGCCGATTCCATATGTTTTGGTTTTTTGTGGATTAATTGGTTTTTATGATGGAATTTTCGGGCCTGGCACTGGCAGTTTGTTAATGTTTGCCTTTGTAGGCATTTTGGGCTTCGATTTTTTGCAAGCCTCAGCCACCACCAAAATTATTAATGTAACCACCAACGTTGCAGCTTTGGTTCAATTTCTCAGCGTAGGCCAAATTATTTGGCATTTGGCTGTGCCAATGGCGATTTGCAATATTGTGGGCGGCATCATTGGTTCGCGCATGGCCATGGCCAAGGGCAGCCAGTTTGTGCGCGTGATCTTTTTGGTGGTGGTAGTTGGGGTGATTTTGCGCTATGGCTACGATATCGTTCGAGAGTTTATCTAG
- a CDS encoding GNAT family N-acetyltransferase: MPDLLVKLYELPTIPSITGVTIRRALAPERHVVLDWVARFFYPAWRSECAVAFSQSPISCIIAVEEQKLLGFACYDTTTRNFFGPTGVDPDCRGRGVGTALLVAALDAMKQLGYGYAIVGDAGPVEFYQRTVGAIVIPDSTPGVYRGMLQGDA; the protein is encoded by the coding sequence ATGCCTGATCTCTTGGTCAAATTGTATGAACTGCCAACTATCCCCAGCATTACGGGCGTGACGATTCGTCGCGCCCTTGCCCCTGAACGCCATGTGGTGCTGGATTGGGTGGCTCGCTTTTTCTACCCCGCGTGGCGCAGCGAGTGTGCAGTGGCCTTCAGCCAATCACCAATTAGCTGCATTATTGCCGTCGAAGAGCAAAAACTCTTGGGCTTTGCCTGCTACGACACCACTACCCGCAATTTCTTTGGCCCAACCGGAGTTGACCCTGATTGTCGTGGGCGCGGAGTTGGCACGGCTTTGCTGGTTGCGGCCTTGGATGCGATGAAACAACTTGGTTATGGCTATGCAATTGTCGGCGATGCTGGCCCCGTTGAGTTTTATCAACGCACAGTTGGCGCAATTGTCATCCCCGATTCGACTCCTGGGGTGTATCGTGGGATGTTGCAAGGGGACGCATGA
- the metH gene encoding methionine synthase, whose product MTSIKPYVAELAKRVLIYDGAMGTSLDLYDLKPEDFGGEQYFGARDYLALTRPDIIEQIHSSFMEAGVDVLETNTFQSTRIRLHEWGLADKTYEQNFKAAQLARSVADRYQAKDGRKRFVAGSMGPTGFLPSSDDPTLSNITWDALSDTFKEQTIALVEGGVDVLLVETSVDILEVKAAIDGIRRGLAELKRPDIAIQAQVFLDLSGRMLLGTDIQATMVTLEALADVDVIGLNCSTGPEHMRPAITYLAANSKLPISCIPNAGLPMEVNGETVFPLEPEGFAKSLTEFVKDLGVRVVGGCCGTTPAHLRALVDSIGNDCPPKPNQAPTVPQVSSAMRSLQLNQDPGPFIIGERVNSVGSRKVKKLLLKDDYDGVLQIAREQADSGSHALDVCVAMTERPDEKEQMQKLLKKLTMGVELPLVIDSTEHEVIDAALQIYPGRAIINSTSLEGGREQKFDKTMPLVARYGAAIIALTIDEEGMAHTAEAKVVIAKRMAEMGRQEYGVQNDAWLFDALTFPLTTGQAELRESAKETMEGIRRIKAEIPGAMTVLGVSNLSFGIQPHARSALNSVFLYHAVKAGLDAAIINPTHVMPFAEISAETRKVCEDVIFNSDEEALPRFIQYFEANTAVAGEAKVDPTATMNAEERIHWKILHRKKDGIEADIDESRAWREAGGQTQGEAAIDILNGVMLPAMKEVGDKFGAGELILPYVLQSAEVMKRAVAHLEQFLDRVEGTTKGKVVLATVYGDVHDIGKNLVYTILSNNGYTVYDLGKQVPVNTIIEKALEVGADAIGLSALLVSTSKQMPLCVQELHKRNLAFPVLVGGAAINRQYGQRILFPEPEVAYTGGVFYCKDAFEGLETMDKLSDPAVREEYLSVMEDAARESLKAPERGRTLLEKLGKNNPSGERSATRNDNPVPTPPFWGVQVAKKIRLDDVTPYLDLNTLWRLGWGIKNLKGAEYDRVVNDEFKPRLRRMIDDAKRNGWLQPQAVYGYFPAQAAGEELVVYDPKDRKTVLTRFAFPRQPSRERLCLADYFRSVESGEFDVVGLQIVTMGHVAAERVESLQKANDYSESFFSHGLSTTYAEALAEFTNKIISQGLGLSYQAKRYSWGYPACPDLEEHTKLFSVLPAKEIDVSLTSAFQLDPEQSTAAIVVHHPDAKYFSIGSVAERAESDVAEIAN is encoded by the coding sequence ATGACCAGCATAAAACCTTACGTCGCCGAATTGGCGAAACGTGTTCTGATTTACGACGGCGCAATGGGTACTAGCTTGGATTTGTACGATCTCAAGCCTGAGGATTTTGGCGGCGAACAGTACTTCGGCGCACGCGATTATCTCGCCTTGACGCGCCCCGATATCATCGAACAAATTCATAGCTCGTTTATGGAAGCTGGGGTTGATGTGTTGGAAACCAATACCTTCCAATCAACCCGCATTCGCTTGCATGAATGGGGCTTGGCTGATAAAACTTACGAGCAAAATTTCAAAGCTGCCCAACTAGCCCGCAGTGTCGCCGACCGCTACCAAGCCAAAGATGGTCGCAAACGTTTCGTGGCTGGCTCGATGGGGCCAACCGGCTTTTTACCTTCATCCGACGACCCAACCCTCTCAAATATTACCTGGGATGCACTCTCTGATACCTTCAAAGAGCAAACCATCGCCTTAGTGGAAGGTGGGGTTGATGTGCTCTTGGTTGAAACCAGCGTCGATATTCTCGAAGTCAAAGCGGCAATCGATGGTATTCGCCGCGGCTTGGCCGAACTCAAACGCCCTGATATTGCGATTCAAGCCCAAGTCTTTTTGGATCTCTCAGGGCGGATGTTGCTAGGCACTGATATTCAGGCCACGATGGTTACACTCGAAGCTTTGGCCGATGTTGATGTGATTGGCTTGAATTGTTCGACTGGCCCCGAACATATGCGGCCCGCCATCACCTACCTCGCCGCTAATTCCAAATTGCCAATTTCGTGTATACCAAACGCTGGTTTGCCAATGGAAGTCAATGGCGAAACCGTCTTTCCATTAGAGCCAGAAGGCTTTGCCAAAAGCTTGACTGAGTTTGTCAAGGATTTGGGCGTGCGCGTCGTTGGTGGTTGTTGTGGTACAACTCCGGCTCACCTGCGGGCGTTGGTCGATTCAATCGGCAACGATTGCCCACCAAAACCCAATCAAGCTCCTACGGTTCCCCAAGTTTCATCAGCCATGCGCTCCTTGCAGCTCAATCAAGATCCAGGTCCATTTATCATTGGCGAACGAGTCAACTCGGTCGGTTCACGCAAAGTTAAAAAGTTGTTGCTCAAAGATGATTATGATGGTGTGTTGCAAATTGCTCGTGAGCAGGCCGATAGTGGCTCGCACGCACTCGATGTGTGTGTTGCAATGACCGAACGCCCCGATGAAAAAGAGCAAATGCAAAAGTTGCTCAAAAAATTAACCATGGGCGTTGAATTGCCGTTGGTAATCGACTCAACCGAGCATGAAGTGATTGACGCGGCGCTGCAAATCTATCCAGGCCGCGCGATCATCAACTCAACCTCGCTCGAAGGCGGGCGCGAACAGAAATTCGATAAAACCATGCCCTTGGTTGCTCGTTATGGCGCGGCAATTATTGCCTTGACGATCGATGAAGAAGGCATGGCGCATACTGCTGAAGCCAAGGTTGTCATCGCCAAACGCATGGCCGAAATGGGCCGCCAAGAATATGGTGTGCAAAATGATGCTTGGCTCTTTGATGCCCTGACCTTCCCATTAACCACAGGCCAAGCCGAATTGCGCGAATCGGCCAAAGAAACCATGGAAGGTATTCGGCGGATCAAGGCTGAAATTCCCGGCGCAATGACGGTGCTCGGGGTCTCGAATCTCTCATTCGGGATTCAGCCGCACGCCCGCTCAGCGCTCAACTCGGTCTTTTTGTATCACGCAGTCAAGGCCGGGCTTGACGCAGCGATCATCAATCCAACCCACGTCATGCCATTCGCTGAAATCTCCGCCGAAACCCGCAAGGTCTGTGAAGATGTGATTTTCAACAGCGACGAAGAAGCCTTGCCGCGTTTCATCCAATATTTTGAGGCCAATACAGCGGTTGCTGGCGAAGCCAAAGTTGACCCAACCGCTACCATGAATGCCGAAGAACGAATTCATTGGAAAATTCTGCATCGCAAAAAAGATGGCATCGAAGCCGATATCGACGAATCGCGGGCATGGCGCGAAGCTGGCGGCCAAACCCAAGGCGAAGCAGCCATCGATATTCTCAATGGCGTAATGCTGCCAGCCATGAAAGAAGTTGGCGATAAATTCGGCGCTGGCGAATTGATTCTGCCGTATGTGCTGCAATCTGCCGAAGTGATGAAACGTGCCGTTGCCCACCTCGAACAATTCCTTGATCGGGTCGAAGGCACAACCAAGGGCAAAGTTGTGCTAGCCACGGTCTATGGCGATGTACATGACATTGGCAAAAACTTGGTTTACACGATTTTGTCGAATAACGGCTACACCGTTTACGACCTTGGCAAGCAAGTTCCAGTCAATACGATCATCGAAAAAGCGCTTGAAGTTGGGGCCGATGCAATTGGGCTTTCGGCTTTGTTGGTCAGCACATCCAAGCAAATGCCATTGTGTGTGCAGGAGTTACACAAGCGTAATTTGGCCTTCCCAGTGCTGGTTGGTGGCGCGGCAATCAATCGCCAATATGGTCAACGCATTCTCTTCCCTGAGCCAGAAGTGGCCTACACTGGCGGGGTTTTCTATTGCAAAGATGCCTTTGAAGGCCTCGAAACCATGGATAAACTCTCCGACCCAGCCGTGCGTGAAGAATATTTGAGCGTTATGGAAGATGCTGCCCGCGAATCGTTGAAAGCGCCAGAGCGTGGTCGCACGCTGTTGGAAAAACTGGGCAAAAATAATCCTAGTGGCGAACGCTCAGCCACCCGTAACGATAATCCCGTGCCAACCCCACCATTCTGGGGCGTACAAGTCGCCAAGAAAATTCGGCTCGATGATGTTACACCATATCTCGACTTGAATACGCTTTGGCGCTTGGGTTGGGGCATCAAAAACCTCAAGGGCGCTGAATATGATCGGGTGGTCAATGATGAGTTCAAACCACGGTTACGCCGCATGATCGATGATGCCAAGCGTAATGGCTGGCTGCAACCGCAGGCAGTCTATGGCTACTTTCCAGCCCAAGCCGCTGGCGAAGAGTTGGTGGTCTACGATCCTAAGGATCGCAAAACCGTGCTGACCCGCTTCGCCTTCCCACGCCAACCAAGTCGCGAACGCTTATGTCTAGCTGACTACTTCCGGTCAGTTGAAAGCGGCGAGTTCGATGTGGTTGGTTTGCAAATCGTCACCATGGGCCATGTTGCAGCTGAGCGCGTCGAAAGCTTGCAAAAAGCCAACGATTATAGCGAATCGTTCTTTAGCCATGGCTTGAGCACGACCTATGCCGAAGCACTCGCTGAATTTACCAACAAAATTATCAGCCAAGGCTTAGGTTTGAGCTATCAGGCCAAACGCTATTCGTGGGGCTACCCAGCCTGCCCCGATCTTGAGGAGCATACCAAGCTGTTTAGCGTTTTGCCCGCCAAAGAGATCGATGTCAGTTTGACCTCGGCCTTCCAGCTTGACCCTGAGCAAAGCACCGCCGCCATCGTCGTGCACCACCCTGATGCTAAATATTTCTCAATTGGCTCTGTCGCCGAACGCGCCGAAAGCGATGTGGCTGAAATCGCAAACTGA
- a CDS encoding immunity 40 family protein — MLKNRTAYNAFLPKKGILLSELGTPEYALDQQDAMNAIVIIEDLAIPILGGDVYLQSLEGIEISYENWSIERQPSESLDNYVFRSCTYTRNYIARFPVQAEKLPLFVLVLASDLQMILP, encoded by the coding sequence ATGTTGAAAAATAGAACAGCTTATAACGCATTTTTACCCAAAAAAGGGATATTATTATCTGAGTTAGGCACGCCAGAATATGCCTTAGACCAGCAAGACGCAATGAATGCGATTGTTATTATCGAAGATTTAGCAATTCCTATTCTCGGTGGAGATGTTTATCTGCAAAGTTTAGAAGGTATTGAAATAAGCTATGAAAATTGGTCTATAGAGCGCCAACCTAGTGAATCATTAGATAATTATGTATTCAGAAGTTGCACCTATACCCGTAATTATATTGCTCGGTTTCCGGTTCAAGCTGAGAAATTACCGTTATTTGTGCTGGTGCTTGCCAGTGACCTTCAAATGATACTTCCATAA
- a CDS encoding RluA family pseudouridine synthase encodes MFNPLAELSALDQRVLCDLAAQYPIKLTLEADTAGMPLWQLLMARLNLSPTLAQTLMVRGAIWINSVRVNDPLAEASPEGELVVHTPPAGLYANPVVTPADILFEDEWILVLNKPAAWYSVATPWDTFGHLEGALHRFFLGRDGEAVPFHLVHRLDHGTSGALIVSKNPSLNSRFQRMFNEGRVQKTYLALCSGVPDWTELEVVTGHSRGEFGLWSVYPEAMIDQLYGPKDRRVRRAHTSFTVQAVGQQAALLAARLHTGRTHQIRLHAKHIGHPLVGDQRYGGVTQFGNLSIPDQLLHAAWLQFPHPRYGSMLELIAPVPSVWHTVGAAVGIDLQTGLLKEGHTAP; translated from the coding sequence GTGTTCAACCCGCTAGCCGAGTTGTCGGCACTTGATCAAAGGGTACTGTGCGATTTAGCCGCACAGTACCCTATTAAATTAACCCTTGAAGCTGATACTGCTGGAATGCCACTTTGGCAACTGCTGATGGCCCGCCTCAACCTCTCGCCAACCTTGGCCCAAACCCTGATGGTGCGCGGCGCGATTTGGATCAACAGCGTGCGCGTCAATGATCCGTTGGCTGAGGCTTCACCTGAAGGCGAATTGGTGGTGCATACGCCGCCTGCTGGTTTATATGCCAACCCCGTGGTCACTCCTGCCGACATCTTATTTGAAGATGAATGGATTTTGGTGCTCAATAAGCCAGCCGCTTGGTATAGCGTGGCCACACCGTGGGATACCTTTGGGCATCTCGAAGGTGCATTACACCGTTTTTTTCTTGGGCGCGATGGCGAAGCCGTACCGTTTCACCTGGTACATCGACTGGATCATGGTACCTCAGGCGCGTTGATCGTCTCCAAAAATCCTAGCCTTAATAGTCGTTTTCAGCGCATGTTCAACGAAGGTCGGGTGCAGAAAACCTACTTGGCGCTATGCAGTGGCGTGCCTGATTGGACAGAATTAGAGGTTGTGACAGGCCATTCCCGTGGCGAGTTTGGGCTGTGGTCGGTTTACCCCGAAGCAATGATCGATCAATTGTATGGGCCTAAGGATCGGCGAGTGCGGCGGGCGCACACTAGTTTTACAGTGCAGGCAGTTGGGCAACAAGCGGCTTTGCTGGCGGCTCGCTTGCACACTGGCCGCACCCATCAAATTCGTTTGCACGCAAAACATATTGGGCATCCCTTAGTGGGCGATCAACGCTATGGTGGCGTAACTCAGTTTGGCAATTTGAGCATTCCTGATCAATTATTACATGCTGCTTGGCTGCAATTTCCCCATCCGCGTTATGGCTCGATGCTTGAGTTAATCGCGCCAGTGCCAAGCGTATGGCACACGGTCGGAGCAGCAGTCGGGATTGATCTGCAAACGGGATTGCTCAAAGAAGGACATACAGCGCCATGA
- a CDS encoding SIS domain-containing protein, whose product MLTQSHLYREIYEQPQSLARLLEAEKATVAKLAAAIRERNISQIVIAARGTSDNAARYAQYLLGSLNGILVTLATPSLFSIYQRPPVLGNVCVLGISQSGKSPDIVAVLTEARKQGALTAAITNKTDSPLAQAGDFVIDLHAGEELAVAATKSYTAQLAAIALLSTALADDASMHQALERLPRVVGDTLSNLPDMANVVQRYRYMQQCVVIGRGYNYSTAFELALKLKELTYTIVQPYSSADFLHGPVAVLEPGFPVIVIAPSGQMLPEMQSFIQTIRERGAEILAISDDHDTLRLSRTALRTPTGLPEWLSPIINIVPGQLLALHLAHTRDFDVDQPRGLRKVTETR is encoded by the coding sequence ATGCTAACCCAAAGCCATCTTTATCGCGAAATTTATGAGCAACCACAATCGTTGGCTCGGCTGCTTGAGGCCGAAAAAGCCACGGTTGCCAAATTGGCAGCGGCCATTCGCGAACGAAATATTAGCCAAATTGTGATTGCTGCGCGTGGCACCAGCGATAATGCTGCTCGCTACGCCCAATATTTGCTTGGCTCACTCAATGGCATCTTAGTCACCTTGGCTACACCCAGCCTGTTCTCAATCTATCAACGCCCGCCGGTTTTGGGCAATGTTTGTGTCTTGGGCATCAGCCAAAGTGGCAAAAGCCCCGACATCGTGGCCGTGCTGACCGAAGCTCGCAAACAAGGTGCACTAACCGCCGCAATCACCAACAAAACCGATTCGCCCTTAGCCCAAGCTGGCGATTTTGTGATCGATTTACACGCTGGCGAGGAATTGGCAGTTGCCGCGACCAAAAGTTATACTGCTCAACTGGCCGCGATTGCTTTGCTCAGCACTGCCTTGGCCGATGATGCTAGCATGCATCAGGCGTTGGAGCGTTTGCCTCGGGTTGTTGGCGACACCCTGAGTAATCTGCCAGATATGGCGAATGTGGTGCAGCGCTATCGTTACATGCAGCAATGTGTGGTGATTGGCCGTGGCTACAATTATTCAACCGCCTTTGAATTGGCGCTCAAACTCAAAGAATTAACCTATACAATTGTGCAGCCCTACAGCAGCGCCGACTTTTTGCATGGCCCGGTGGCCGTGCTCGAACCAGGGTTTCCAGTAATTGTGATTGCGCCAAGTGGCCAGATGTTGCCCGAAATGCAAAGCTTCATCCAAACTATTCGCGAGCGTGGCGCAGAAATTCTGGCGATTAGCGATGACCATGATACCCTGCGCTTGAGCCGCACAGCCTTGCGCACCCCAACTGGTTTGCCCGAATGGCTCTCGCCAATTATCAACATTGTGCCTGGCCAACTGCTGGCCTTGCATCTAGCCCACACCCGCGATTTCGATGTTGATCAGCCGCGTGGTTTGCGCAAAGTTACTGAAACCCGCTAA
- the nagA gene encoding N-acetylglucosamine-6-phosphate deacetylase encodes MSSLRFENATIYTPELSAVRSLAIADGHVAEAAPTAPCYDLTDLIVVPGLIDLQLNGAFGHDFTSDPNTIGAVADGLPQYGVTAFLPTIITSPLSQVAAAQQVVQQGNFTGSRVLGLHLEGPFLNPAKRGAHNPSHLRNPSLAAIETWSPANGVRLVTLAPELDAADELIRALVERGVVVSAGHSEATFEEAEAGFNQGIRAVTHLFNAMPALHHREPGLAGAALSDQRITMGLIPDGVHVHAGLVRHIWQSASQRIAIVSDAQAALGMPDGEYLLGDTTLTVANGEARRSDGRLAGSVLAMDQALRNLQAWTNSPLEQILPAFTTIPANLLGLAHYGRIAINNPADLVIFDQHYQVVATLVGGNIVYGSTTLEQRQC; translated from the coding sequence ATGAGCAGCCTACGTTTTGAAAATGCCACGATCTATACGCCTGAGCTAAGCGCTGTGCGTAGTTTGGCGATTGCCGATGGTCATGTGGCTGAAGCCGCTCCTACCGCACCCTGCTATGATCTGACTGATCTGATTGTTGTGCCAGGTTTGATCGATTTGCAACTGAATGGGGCATTTGGCCACGATTTTACCAGCGATCCCAACACAATTGGTGCGGTTGCTGATGGCTTGCCGCAATATGGTGTGACAGCATTTTTGCCAACGATCATCACTTCGCCGCTGAGCCAAGTTGCGGCGGCTCAACAGGTGGTACAACAGGGCAATTTTACTGGTTCGCGGGTGTTGGGCTTGCATCTCGAAGGGCCGTTTCTCAACCCAGCCAAACGTGGGGCGCATAATCCCAGCCATTTGCGAAACCCTAGTTTAGCCGCGATCGAAACCTGGTCGCCAGCCAATGGTGTGCGCTTGGTAACCTTGGCTCCTGAGCTTGATGCCGCCGACGAACTCATTCGAGCCTTGGTTGAACGAGGAGTGGTGGTCAGTGCGGGCCACTCCGAGGCCACATTTGAAGAAGCTGAGGCTGGTTTCAATCAAGGCATTCGCGCGGTAACCCATTTGTTCAACGCCATGCCAGCCTTGCATCATCGCGAGCCAGGTTTAGCCGGAGCGGCATTGAGCGATCAACGGATCACCATGGGCTTGATTCCCGATGGCGTACACGTTCATGCAGGCTTGGTACGCCATATTTGGCAAAGCGCCAGTCAACGGATTGCAATTGTCAGCGATGCCCAAGCTGCACTCGGCATGCCCGATGGCGAATATCTGCTGGGCGACACAACCCTGACTGTGGCTAACGGTGAGGCTCGGCGCAGCGATGGCCGTTTGGCGGGCAGCGTATTAGCGATGGATCAGGCTTTACGTAATCTTCAAGCGTGGACGAACAGCCCGCTTGAGCAGATTCTGCCAGCCTTTACCACGATTCCGGCCAATTTGTTGGGCTTGGCTCACTATGGCCGGATTGCAATCAATAACCCTGCTGATTTAGTCATTTTTGATCAGCACTATCAAGTCGTCGCTACACTTGTGGGCGGCAACATCGTCTATGGTTCTACAACCTTGGAGCAACGTCAATGCTAA
- a CDS encoding aldo/keto reductase produces MQQRTLGTTGLVVSEIGLGCMGMSQSYGLGGDKQSAINLIHTAVERGVTFFDTAEVYGPYINEELVGEALEPFRNQVVIATKFGFNLHPDGKPGWSGVNSHPDQIKRVAEASLKRLRIEAIDLFYQHRVDPNVPIEEVAGAVKDLIQQGKVKHFGLSEAGSQTIRRAHAVQPVAALQSEYSLWTREPETEIMPTLAELGIGFVPFSPLGKGFLTGKIDQSTVFAQGDIRNRIPRFSPEALQANQALIDLLEAIAAQKQATTAQIALAWLLAQKPWIVPIPGTRRVERLEENLGSAAIRLTEADVQAIEQAAASVNIQGARYPEDLEKMTGL; encoded by the coding sequence ATGCAACAACGAACGCTTGGCACGACTGGTTTGGTTGTCTCGGAAATTGGCTTGGGCTGTATGGGCATGAGCCAAAGCTATGGCCTTGGCGGCGATAAACAATCAGCAATTAACTTAATCCATACAGCGGTTGAACGCGGCGTAACCTTCTTCGATACCGCCGAAGTTTATGGCCCCTACATCAATGAAGAATTGGTTGGCGAGGCGCTTGAGCCATTTCGCAACCAAGTCGTGATTGCTACCAAGTTTGGATTTAACTTACACCCTGATGGCAAACCTGGCTGGTCGGGAGTCAATAGCCATCCTGATCAGATTAAACGGGTGGCCGAAGCATCGCTTAAACGCCTACGCATCGAAGCGATCGATCTATTCTATCAACATCGCGTCGATCCGAATGTGCCAATTGAAGAAGTGGCGGGCGCAGTCAAGGATCTCATTCAGCAAGGCAAAGTTAAGCATTTTGGGCTTTCTGAAGCGGGTTCCCAAACGATTCGCCGTGCCCACGCGGTTCAGCCAGTCGCCGCTTTGCAAAGCGAATATTCCTTGTGGACCCGTGAACCAGAAACCGAAATTATGCCGACGCTGGCAGAATTGGGGATTGGCTTTGTGCCATTCAGCCCACTAGGCAAGGGCTTTTTGACGGGCAAAATCGACCAAAGCACCGTCTTTGCTCAAGGCGATATTCGTAATCGAATTCCACGTTTTTCGCCTGAAGCGCTGCAAGCCAACCAAGCCTTGATCGATTTGCTCGAAGCGATTGCCGCGCAAAAACAGGCCACTACTGCGCAAATTGCCTTGGCATGGTTGCTAGCCCAAAAACCATGGATCGTGCCGATTCCAGGCACGCGCCGCGTCGAACGCTTGGAAGAAAATCTAGGCTCGGCAGCAATTCGCCTGACTGAGGCAGATGTACAAGCAATCGAGCAAGCCGCCGCTTCAGTGAACATTCAAGGCGCACGCTACCCCGAAGATTTAGAAAAAATGACTGGTTTGTAG